A stretch of the Aegilops tauschii subsp. strangulata cultivar AL8/78 chromosome 4, Aet v6.0, whole genome shotgun sequence genome encodes the following:
- the LOC109735120 gene encoding uncharacterized protein, whose amino-acid sequence MFTSTHGDCVEPRLIEYAMDIAYSKIEDIQEISYGSAVLAGLYRANCDSCMRIGKKSSYVGCPLLLNLWSYEYLSTLGHPTETFFKHPGSVYKDDVDAPTVGSYWTNSQFKKEKQVGYDSYSQSIDIFRPCWVNWNPYTRDKLQQRAPGGLSSLCTRDRKFWLTKRNLIYDIYVEEYAPQRFMRQFDLEQRVPPPLGNPVPEEIHAWSRRRCEANSGWARKQSMDTYIETWRAASDDDSLWPSDRPYDRKSYKQYMKWYLQTDVVRCHQFVPQQGQSYTVPDSGYRSLEAGASWYIAATSLSEVKEVTSKMLTYGDQNIPSDEFKAICSKLGGALSRWQNFRDVTVAPKCLSQLPLASVADDEAAALDSDDEMDQDGYGNEENSAPLEQSGYGGDSCADENDVAAKEDGALLLQQQTCYEAAVAHAPPFFSEENDAAMSLCSLDQMLLNQNGGMLCAEQEQLRNEEEEQQTCYEAAVAHAPPFFQRKMMLP is encoded by the exons ATGTTCACCAGCACCCATGGTGACTGCGTCGAGCCTCGACTCATTGAGTATGCGATGGATATTGCCTACTCAAAGATAGAGGACATACAAGAGATTAGCTATGGTTCTGCTGTGCTCGCTGGTTTGTACCGTGCAAACTGCGATTCGTGTATGCGGATAGGAAAGAAATCTAGTTATGTTGGGTGCCCACTTCTGCTCAATCTGTGGAGTTATGAGTATTTGTCGACACTCGGCCATCCCACGGAGACTTTTTTCAAGCACCCAGGCAGTGTCTACAAGGATGATGTGGACGCTCCAACAGTTGGTTCGTACTGGACCAACAGTCAG TTTAAAAAGGAGAAACAAGTTGGCTATGACTCCTACTCACAGAGCATCGACATCTTTAGGCCTTGCTGGGTCAATTGGAACCCATATACCCGGGATAAACTGCAGCAGCGTGCACCAGGTGGTTTGTCGTCCCTTTGCACGAGGGACAGAAAATTTTGGTTAACCAAAAGAAACCTGATTTATGACATTTATGTGGAAGAATATGCTCCTCAGCGCTTCATGAGGCAGTTTGATCTCGAGCAAAGAGTTCCCCCACCACTAGGAAACCCGGTCCCTGAGGAGATCCACGC TTGGTCAAGGAGAAGGTGTGAAGCTAACAGTGGCTGGGCCAGAAAACAAAGCATGGACACTTACATAGAAACATGGAGGGCCGCTTCCGATGATGACAGCTTGTGGCCCAGTGACAGACCGTACGACCGTAAGTCGTACAAGCAATACATGAAGTGGTACCTGCAGACAGATGTGGTCAGGTGCCACCAGTTTGTTCCACAACAGGGTCAATCATACACCGTGCCCGACAGCGGGTACCGTTCTTTGGAGGCCGGGGCATCATGGTACATAGCA GCAACATCCCTGTCTGAAGTTAAGGAAGTGACGTCGAAAATGTTGACGTATGGTGATCAAAACATCCCGTCTGATGAGTTCAAGGCAATTTGCTCCAAGTTAGGAGGGGCGTTGTCGAGATGGCAAAATTTTCGGGATGTCACAGTAGCACCAAAATGCCTCAGTCAGCTGCCGTTGGCCTCTGTGGCGGATGATGAAGCGGCGGCTCTGGATTCTGATGATGAGATGGACCAAGATGGATACGGGAATGAAGAGAATAGCGCGCCGCTGGAGCAAAGTGGTTATGGGGGTGATTCTTGTGCTGATGAAAATGATGTTGCTGCCAAAGAGGACGGGGCTCTGCTGCTGCAGCAGCAGACTTGCTATGAGGCCGCGGTGGCTCATGCACCACCATTTTTTTCAGAGGAAAATGATGCTGCCATGAGTCTTTGTTCTCTTGATCAGATGCTTCTAAATCAAAATGGCGGGATGTTGTGTGCTGAGCAGGAGCAGTTGCGCAATGAGGAGGAAGAGCAGCAGACTTGCTATGAGGCCGCGGTGGCTCATGCACCACCATTTTTTCAGAGGAAAATGATGCTGCCATGA
- the LOC109735121 gene encoding uncharacterized protein: MGATKVQEAKVHRAHVRTTLTKDGCVQRLEPLALRSAGAGWPIQGEMVARLKAAGLLPLARMMEGIPRDFLDRDLLSALVDRWNPRTHTFQFPWGEMGVSLKDVSMLLGLPIKGDPIAKPADPKNWAQDMGTRFCKHVPEYDSVLNVSNTPSSEAKKPTEELRGFSKKPAKRRKISAKQTEHPQLKESVQLATKKSTKLKEPEEEEDSAKLRGPTLAWLRSTYGKLVRLKELTEEQSQCAVEIYVLWLFGWVMFTSTHGDCVEPRLIEYAMDIAYSKIEDLQVSLSIEKGCC, from the exons ATGGGTGCAACCAAAGTTCAGGAAGCTAAGGTTCACAGGGCGCACGTACGTACCACACTCACCAAGGATGGGTGTGTCCAGAGGCTGGAGCCTCTTGCACTTCGCTCGGCAGGGGCCGGTTGGCCAATCCAAGGTGAAATGGTAGCGAG GTTGAAGGCTGCTGGCCTTCTGCCACTGGCCCGAATGATGGAAGGAATTCCCAGGGATTTCCTTGACAGGGATCTTCTCAGCGCGCTAGTTGATCGTTGGAATCCAAGGACTCATACATTTCAGTTTCCATGGGGAGAAATGGGAGTGAGCCTCAAGGACGTCAGCATGCTTCTAGGGCTACCAATCAAGGGAGACCCCATCGCTAAGCCAGCTGATCCGAAAAACTGGGCGCAAGATATGGGCACGAGGTTTTGCAAGCACGTCCCAGAATATGACTCGGTGCTGAATGTTTCAAATACACCCAGCAGTGAGGCTAAGAAACCCACGGAGGAGCTGCGCGGGTTCTCAAAGAAACCGGCAAAGAGAAGAAAAATATCAGCGAAGCAGACTGAGCACCCACAGCTCAAGGAGTCTGTGCAGTTGGCCACAAAGAAATCCACCAAGCTCAAGGAgcccgaggaggaggaggattcCGCAAAGCTGCGTGGGCCCACATTGGCATGGTTGCGTAGCACG TATGGGAAGCTTGTCAGGCTGAAGGAACTTACCGAGGAGCAGAGCCAGTGCGCCGTAGAGATATACGTGCTCTGGCTCTTTGGCTGGGTAATGTTCACCAGCACCCATGGTGACTGCGTCGAGCCTCGACTCATCGAGTATGCGATGGATATTGCCTACTCAAAGATAGAGGACTTACAAGTGTCTTTGTCCATTGAGAAAGGCTGTTGCTGA